From Streptomyces sp. GSL17-111, one genomic window encodes:
- a CDS encoding hydantoinase B/oxoprolinase family protein produces MSGRWEFWIDRGGTFTDVVGRRPDGRLITAKLLSHDPGRYRDAAVAGIRRMLGLGPDEPVPADRVAAVKMGTTVATNALLERTGEPTVLLTTAGFRDALRIAYQNRPRLFDRHIVLPEALYDRVVEIPERVGAHGEPVTALDTAATVRLLREVRADGFRSAAVVLLHGYRHPGHEREVARLAAEAGFTQVSCSHEVSPLIKLVPRGDTTVVDAYLSPVLRRYVEQVAAELSGVDLMFMQSGGGLREAAHFRGRDAVLSGPAGGVVGMARSCAEAGHHRAIGFDMGGTSTDVSHYAGDLERTFDAEVAGARMRAPMMDIHTVAAGGGSVLHFDGARYRVGPDSAGAVPGPAAYRRGGPLTVTDANVMLGRIQPDHFPHVFGPRGDEPLDAEEVRRRFTALAEEITAATGDRRTPEEVAAGFLEIAVLNMANAVKRISVQRGHDVTRYALAAFGGAGGQHACAVADALGIDTVLVPPLAGVLSAYGIGVADATAMRERSVEAELGDATLPAVREVCAELAEQTAAELRADGFAAPDVSTRARVHLRYAGTDAALPVELDDLASMRGAFEAAHRARYGFTMDKPLVAATAVALATARAGAYTPHRDERAARPGVPPPAARVRAHGPEGRRDVPLYRRADLRPGETVRGPAIIAEPDATTVVDEGWQAGAGEWGHLVVTRATPRPRTTAVGTEVDPVKLEVFNNQFMAVAEQMGLRLENTAHSVNIKERLDFSCALFDADGNLIANAPHIPVHLGSMGESIKEVLRRNTGTMRPGDVYAINDPYHGGTHLPDVTVVTPVFAEPGAVGEARTPELLFLVASRGHHAEIGGLTPGSMPAFSRTVHDEGVLFDNWLLVRDGVLREAGTRALLGAGPHPSRNPDANLADLRAQIAANEKGISEIRGMIEHFGLDVVRAYMGHVQDNAEESVRRIIAGLRDGSCRYETDSGAVIAVSLRVDREHRSAELDFTGTSPQRDDNFNAPSSVVMAAVLYVFRTLVADDIPLNSGCLTPLTVRIPAGSMLAPAHPAATVAGNVETSQAVTGALYAALGVQAEGSGTMNNVTFGNDRVQYYETVASGSGAGDGFPGAHAVQTHMTNSRLTDPEILEWRYPVRVEEFRVRTGSGGAGRWPGGDGVVRRLRFLEPMTAALLTGHRRVPPYGMAGGAPGACGRNSVERADGTVTPLDGVASVDLGTDDVLVVETPGGGGYGRPLGRPAR; encoded by the coding sequence ATGAGCGGACGCTGGGAGTTCTGGATCGACCGGGGCGGCACCTTCACCGACGTCGTCGGCCGACGGCCCGACGGGCGGCTGATCACGGCGAAGCTGCTGTCCCACGACCCGGGCCGCTACCGGGACGCCGCCGTGGCCGGTATCCGCCGCATGCTGGGACTCGGCCCGGACGAGCCGGTGCCCGCCGACCGCGTCGCCGCCGTCAAGATGGGCACCACCGTCGCGACGAACGCCCTCCTGGAGCGCACCGGTGAGCCGACCGTCCTGCTCACCACCGCCGGATTCCGCGACGCGCTGCGCATCGCCTACCAGAACCGCCCGCGCCTCTTCGACCGGCACATCGTGCTGCCGGAAGCGCTCTACGACCGCGTCGTCGAGATCCCCGAACGCGTCGGCGCCCACGGTGAACCGGTCACCGCGCTGGACACCGCCGCCACCGTGCGGCTCCTGCGCGAGGTACGGGCGGACGGATTCCGCTCGGCCGCCGTCGTGCTGCTGCACGGCTACCGCCACCCCGGCCACGAGCGGGAGGTCGCCCGCCTCGCGGCCGAGGCCGGCTTCACCCAGGTCAGCTGCTCCCACGAGGTCAGCCCGCTCATCAAGCTCGTGCCGCGCGGCGACACGACCGTCGTCGACGCCTACCTCTCGCCGGTGCTGCGCCGCTACGTCGAGCAGGTGGCGGCCGAGCTCAGCGGCGTCGACCTGATGTTCATGCAGTCCGGCGGGGGCCTGCGGGAGGCGGCTCACTTCCGCGGCAGGGACGCCGTTCTCTCGGGTCCGGCCGGCGGGGTCGTCGGCATGGCCCGGAGCTGCGCCGAGGCCGGCCACCACCGGGCCATCGGCTTCGACATGGGCGGCACGTCCACCGACGTCTCGCACTACGCCGGGGATCTGGAGCGCACCTTCGACGCCGAGGTGGCCGGGGCGCGGATGCGCGCGCCCATGATGGACATCCACACCGTCGCGGCGGGCGGTGGGTCCGTCCTGCACTTCGACGGCGCCCGCTACCGCGTCGGCCCCGACTCCGCCGGAGCCGTGCCGGGACCGGCCGCCTACCGCCGGGGCGGCCCCCTGACCGTCACCGACGCCAACGTCATGCTCGGACGGATCCAGCCCGACCACTTCCCGCACGTCTTCGGCCCCCGGGGGGACGAGCCGCTCGACGCCGAGGAGGTCCGGCGCCGCTTCACCGCCCTCGCCGAGGAGATCACCGCCGCCACCGGGGACCGTCGCACCCCGGAGGAGGTGGCCGCCGGCTTCCTGGAGATCGCCGTGCTCAACATGGCGAACGCCGTCAAGAGGATCTCCGTCCAGCGCGGCCACGACGTCACGCGCTACGCCCTGGCCGCGTTCGGTGGCGCGGGCGGACAGCACGCCTGCGCCGTGGCCGACGCCCTGGGAATCGACACCGTTCTCGTGCCCCCGCTCGCCGGCGTGCTGTCCGCCTACGGCATCGGGGTCGCCGACGCCACGGCGATGCGGGAGCGATCGGTGGAGGCCGAACTCGGCGACGCCACGCTGCCCGCCGTACGGGAGGTCTGCGCGGAACTGGCCGAGCAGACGGCCGCCGAGCTGCGGGCGGACGGCTTCGCGGCGCCGGACGTCAGCACCCGCGCCCGGGTGCACCTGCGCTACGCCGGCACCGACGCCGCCCTGCCCGTCGAGCTCGACGACCTCGCCTCGATGCGCGGCGCGTTCGAGGCCGCCCACCGTGCCCGGTACGGGTTCACCATGGACAAGCCCCTGGTCGCCGCCACGGCCGTCGCCCTGGCCACCGCCCGGGCCGGTGCGTACACGCCGCACCGCGATGAGCGCGCCGCCCGTCCCGGCGTGCCGCCCCCGGCCGCGCGGGTCCGTGCCCACGGGCCCGAGGGCCGGCGCGACGTCCCCCTGTACCGGCGCGCGGACCTGCGTCCGGGCGAGACCGTCCGGGGCCCGGCGATCATCGCCGAACCCGACGCCACCACCGTCGTCGACGAGGGCTGGCAGGCGGGTGCGGGGGAGTGGGGGCACCTGGTCGTCACCCGGGCCACGCCCCGGCCCCGCACCACCGCCGTCGGCACCGAGGTCGACCCGGTGAAGCTGGAGGTCTTCAACAACCAGTTCATGGCCGTGGCCGAGCAGATGGGGCTGCGCCTGGAGAACACCGCCCACTCCGTCAACATCAAGGAACGGCTGGACTTCTCCTGCGCGCTCTTCGACGCCGACGGGAACCTCATCGCCAACGCCCCGCACATCCCCGTTCACCTCGGGTCGATGGGTGAGTCCATCAAGGAGGTGCTGCGCCGCAACACCGGCACCATGCGGCCCGGCGACGTGTACGCGATCAACGACCCCTACCACGGCGGTACGCACCTGCCCGACGTCACCGTCGTCACCCCCGTCTTCGCCGAGCCGGGGGCGGTCGGCGAGGCCCGCACGCCCGAGCTGCTGTTCCTGGTCGCCTCGCGCGGGCACCACGCCGAGATCGGCGGCCTCACCCCCGGCTCCATGCCCGCCTTCAGCCGCACCGTCCACGACGAGGGCGTGCTGTTCGACAACTGGCTCCTCGTCCGTGACGGAGTGCTGCGCGAGGCCGGGACGCGTGCCCTGCTCGGCGCGGGCCCCCACCCCTCCCGCAACCCGGACGCCAACCTCGCCGACCTGCGCGCGCAGATCGCCGCCAACGAGAAGGGCATCAGCGAGATCCGGGGGATGATCGAGCACTTCGGCCTCGACGTGGTACGGGCCTACATGGGGCACGTGCAGGACAACGCCGAGGAGTCGGTGCGGCGCATCATCGCCGGGCTGCGGGACGGCTCCTGCCGGTACGAGACGGACAGCGGCGCCGTGATCGCCGTCTCCCTGCGCGTGGATCGCGAACACCGCAGCGCCGAACTGGACTTCACCGGCACCTCGCCCCAGCGCGACGACAACTTCAACGCGCCCAGCTCGGTCGTCATGGCCGCCGTCCTGTACGTGTTCCGCACCCTGGTCGCCGACGACATCCCCCTCAACAGCGGGTGCCTGACACCGCTCACCGTCCGCATCCCCGCCGGCTCGATGCTCGCGCCCGCCCACCCGGCCGCCACGGTCGCGGGCAACGTGGAGACCTCGCAGGCCGTCACCGGCGCCCTCTACGCCGCCCTCGGCGTGCAGGCCGAAGGCTCGGGCACGATGAACAACGTCACCTTCGGCAATGACCGCGTCCAGTACTACGAGACCGTGGCCAGCGGCTCCGGAGCGGGCGACGGCTTCCCCGGCGCCCACGCCGTCCAGACCCACATGACCAACTCCCGCCTCACCGACCCCGAGATCCTCGAATGGCGCTACCCGGTGCGCGTCGAGGAGTTCCGCGTCCGCACCGGCAGCGGCGGCGCGGGCCGCTGGCCGGGCGGCGACGGTGTCGTGCGGCGGCTGCGCTTCCTCGAACCCATGACGGCCGCCCTGCTGACCGGGCACCGCCGGGTGCCGCCCTACGGCATGGCGGGCGGCGCCCCGGGCGCCTGCGGACGCAACAGCGTGGAACGGGCCGACGGGACGGTGACACCGCTCGACGGCGTCGCCTCGGTGGACCTCGGCACCGACGACGTGCTCGTCGTCGAGACACCGGGCGGCGGAGGGTACGGCCGCCCGTTGGGCCGACCGGCCCGGTGA
- a CDS encoding glycosyltransferase family 4 protein: MRVAIVTESYPPDVNGVAHSAWQTARHLQRRGHAPLVVAPAPPPGARRPRADGPAPVVHVPSLPLPGYPQVRVAVPSRRLAAALAGHRADLVHLAGPFVLGVRGMAAAARLGLPTVAVYQTDLAGYARTYLGAGEAAAWRRIRAVHAAADRTLAPSTASAAELGAHGVPRVHLWPRGVDTSRFDPRHRDVRLRRALAPGGELLVGYVGRLAPEKQVALLAQVCELPGVRVVVVGDGPSGPALRAALPGAVFLGRRTGAELARIYAGLDVFAHTGPFETFCQTVQEAQASGVPVVAPASGGPLDLIDHGRTGLLVPPGDAVAVREAVRTLRDDPALRARLAEAGRAGVAARTWEAVGDRLLIHYEQVRDARAGLPV, translated from the coding sequence ATGAGAGTCGCCATCGTCACCGAGTCCTACCCGCCCGACGTCAACGGCGTCGCCCACAGCGCCTGGCAGACCGCCCGGCACCTGCAGCGGCGCGGCCACGCCCCGCTGGTCGTCGCGCCGGCCCCGCCGCCGGGCGCCCGTCGCCCCCGCGCCGACGGCCCCGCCCCCGTCGTGCACGTCCCCTCCCTGCCGCTGCCGGGCTATCCGCAGGTGCGTGTCGCGGTGCCCAGCCGCCGCCTCGCCGCCGCCCTCGCCGGCCACCGCGCCGACCTCGTCCACCTGGCCGGACCGTTCGTGCTCGGCGTCCGGGGCATGGCGGCCGCCGCACGGCTCGGCCTGCCCACCGTCGCCGTCTACCAGACCGACCTCGCCGGGTACGCCCGCACCTACCTCGGTGCGGGGGAGGCGGCGGCCTGGCGGCGCATCCGGGCCGTCCACGCCGCGGCCGACCGCACCCTGGCGCCCTCCACGGCCTCCGCCGCCGAGTTGGGCGCGCACGGCGTGCCCCGGGTGCACCTGTGGCCGCGCGGCGTGGACACCAGCCGGTTCGACCCCCGTCACCGTGACGTACGGCTGCGCCGCGCCCTGGCGCCCGGCGGCGAACTGCTCGTCGGCTACGTCGGCAGGCTCGCGCCGGAGAAGCAGGTCGCCCTGCTCGCCCAGGTCTGCGAGCTGCCCGGCGTACGGGTCGTCGTGGTCGGCGACGGGCCGAGCGGACCCGCCCTGCGCGCGGCCCTGCCGGGGGCCGTCTTCCTCGGCCGCCGCACGGGGGCGGAACTCGCCCGCATCTACGCCGGCCTGGACGTCTTCGCGCACACCGGCCCGTTCGAGACGTTCTGCCAGACCGTGCAGGAGGCGCAGGCCAGCGGCGTGCCCGTCGTGGCACCGGCGTCCGGCGGCCCGCTGGACCTGATCGACCACGGCCGCACCGGGCTCCTGGTGCCCCCGGGCGACGCCGTGGCCGTGCGGGAGGCCGTCCGCACCCTGCGCGACGACCCGGCGCTGCGCGCCCGGCTGGCCGAGGCGGGGCGGGCGGGCGTCGCCGCACGCACCTGGGAAGCGGTCGGCGACCGGCTCCTGATCCACTACGAGCAGGTCCGCGACGCCCGCGCCGGGCTTCCCGTCTGA
- a CDS encoding HEAT repeat domain-containing protein, whose amino-acid sequence MYAENLGQYVDPDIAPSGTLLGLLQRGRGDGTLHALAAPRAEALAALHHCLANDPRRDWQVEHRSLYYARLHRDLDAGLDAVAAHLFSPQDQLDTREERTGLALSVLGHLASYGNVGALRLLREYTARGANWPWALDELAVRDDDTALRRLGPAVLSRFPRTADGDAELAAALRGAFEPRPWRLWEEDPTRPEQRERLSRAREQHSFDRWSRQLRSAGPRPGWSVREVLAWAEEPPTPPGDESADAEPFDPDLARQQRAAAAARCLAAVAGPEDRPALLAAGRGGADTARQAALRHLAEGGDPEALDLVELAVADGSPQVARAAAAAFARMRGAGAVVRARRWAGRDDVLGVEAAAMLACRGDAGDADAVLAALRRTVRAAGCDSDALWPLVDGVGRLRVRCAAPVLRHLYRETTSSQLRGRTARALAATDPAFAASFAVECLWDCEESTREVAARAATTGDDRVVERLRRLAADPAEEAGVQSAVRGRLEPGAQSGG is encoded by the coding sequence ATGTACGCGGAAAATCTCGGCCAATACGTCGATCCAGACATAGCGCCCAGCGGTACGCTGCTCGGCCTGCTGCAGCGGGGCCGTGGTGACGGCACGCTGCACGCGCTGGCGGCGCCCCGTGCCGAGGCCCTCGCCGCCCTGCACCACTGTCTGGCCAACGACCCGCGCCGTGACTGGCAGGTCGAGCACCGCTCCCTGTACTACGCCCGCCTCCACCGCGACCTCGACGCCGGGCTGGACGCCGTCGCCGCCCACCTCTTCTCGCCGCAGGATCAGCTGGACACCCGGGAGGAGCGCACCGGGCTCGCCCTCTCCGTGCTCGGGCACCTCGCCTCCTACGGCAACGTCGGGGCCCTGCGGCTGCTGCGCGAGTACACCGCCCGGGGCGCCAACTGGCCGTGGGCCCTGGACGAGCTCGCCGTCCGCGACGACGACACCGCGCTGCGTCGGCTGGGCCCCGCCGTCCTCAGCCGCTTCCCGCGCACCGCCGACGGCGACGCCGAGCTGGCCGCCGCCCTGCGCGGGGCGTTCGAGCCGCGCCCGTGGCGACTGTGGGAGGAGGACCCCACCCGCCCCGAGCAGCGCGAGCGCCTGTCCAGGGCCCGCGAGCAGCACTCCTTCGACCGCTGGTCCCGCCAGCTGCGCTCGGCCGGCCCCCGCCCCGGCTGGAGCGTCCGCGAAGTCCTCGCCTGGGCGGAGGAGCCGCCGACGCCGCCCGGCGACGAGTCCGCGGACGCCGAGCCCTTCGACCCCGATCTCGCCCGGCAGCAGCGGGCGGCCGCCGCCGCTCGCTGCCTGGCGGCCGTCGCGGGGCCGGAGGACCGGCCCGCACTGCTCGCCGCCGGGCGCGGCGGCGCCGACACGGCCCGCCAGGCCGCCCTGCGCCACCTCGCGGAGGGCGGCGACCCCGAGGCCCTCGACCTCGTCGAGCTGGCCGTGGCCGACGGCTCCCCGCAGGTCGCCCGGGCCGCCGCCGCCGCGTTCGCCCGGATGCGCGGCGCCGGCGCCGTCGTGCGCGCCCGGCGCTGGGCGGGCCGCGACGACGTCCTCGGGGTCGAGGCCGCCGCGATGCTCGCCTGCCGTGGCGACGCCGGGGACGCCGACGCCGTCCTGGCGGCCCTCCGGCGCACCGTGCGGGCGGCGGGCTGCGACAGCGACGCCTTGTGGCCCCTGGTGGACGGCGTCGGGCGACTGAGGGTCCGCTGTGCCGCGCCCGTCCTGCGGCACCTCTACCGGGAGACGACCTCCTCCCAGCTGCGCGGACGCACGGCACGGGCCCTTGCCGCCACCGACCCGGCCTTCGCGGCCTCCTTCGCCGTCGAATGCCTGTGGGACTGCGAGGAGTCCACCCGCGAGGTCGCCGCGCGGGCCGCCACCACGGGCGACGACCGGGTCGTGGAACGGCTGCGCCGACTGGCCGCCGACCCGGCCGAGGAGGCCGGCGTCCAGAGCGCCGTGCGCGGCCGGCTCGAACCGGGGGCGCAGAGCGGCGGCTGA
- a CDS encoding PP2C family protein-serine/threonine phosphatase encodes MPSHSSADSPSAPVPGPGTLDTLISRTHSLRGEVDAVRQGAEQEEGGHSTDPERRWQRALCDLAVLHLDDLGRRLDQLRDGLSTAPTGPAGTDAPAGCPPRAASAERVGNAEWNFLTDEVEWSPELYTIFGRTPETGPLSLDELPTWLLPDDQAWLMGAVTDCLVDARPIDGEFRILRDDGTLRTLHMRGEPVLDGEGRAASVWAVVRDVSTLRRGERTARESRDLARQQRQLARTERRLAVELQEAVLPPWREELRLPGPHGSTGGGLDLAARYLPSASDGLIGGSWYDAMALGDGSTLLTVGDLTGHGVEATSGMAILLGAVRGLALAGVRPGPLMGHLNQLLDGAAQPALGSAVCCRYEPGTATLTWAQAGNPAPVLYRAGHGRRLDPPEGVLLGATSGAVYAEHSERLAPGDLLVLHTDALAPHVPASAPDAPDGTGATDGTGATARLLGLGGRLTAARSAREGLRLVVEEFGAAAREDDACALIARVPGPPPGAPAPGT; translated from the coding sequence ATGCCCTCACACTCCTCGGCGGACAGCCCGTCCGCGCCGGTGCCCGGCCCCGGCACCCTGGACACGCTGATCTCGCGCACACACAGCCTGCGCGGCGAGGTCGACGCCGTCCGCCAGGGGGCCGAGCAGGAGGAGGGAGGTCACAGCACCGATCCGGAACGCCGCTGGCAGCGCGCCCTGTGCGACCTCGCCGTGCTGCACCTGGACGACCTGGGCCGCCGGCTCGACCAGCTGCGCGACGGACTGTCCACCGCGCCGACCGGACCCGCCGGGACGGACGCACCGGCCGGGTGCCCCCCGCGGGCCGCCTCGGCGGAGCGGGTGGGCAACGCCGAGTGGAACTTCCTGACCGACGAGGTGGAGTGGTCCCCGGAGCTCTACACGATCTTCGGGCGCACGCCCGAGACCGGACCCCTCTCGCTCGACGAACTGCCGACCTGGCTCCTCCCCGACGACCAGGCGTGGTTGATGGGCGCCGTCACCGACTGCCTCGTCGACGCCCGGCCCATCGACGGCGAGTTCCGCATCCTGCGGGACGACGGCACGCTGCGCACCCTTCACATGCGCGGCGAACCCGTCCTCGACGGCGAGGGCCGCGCCGCCTCGGTCTGGGCCGTCGTCCGGGACGTCAGCACACTGCGCCGGGGGGAACGCACCGCGCGCGAGTCCCGCGACCTGGCGCGGCAGCAGCGTCAACTGGCCCGCACCGAGCGCCGGCTGGCCGTCGAGCTCCAGGAGGCCGTGCTGCCCCCGTGGCGGGAGGAGCTGCGGCTGCCGGGACCGCACGGCTCCACCGGCGGCGGCCTCGACCTCGCCGCGCGCTACCTGCCGTCCGCCTCGGACGGCCTCATCGGCGGCAGCTGGTACGACGCCATGGCCCTCGGTGACGGCTCGACCCTGCTGACCGTCGGGGACCTCACCGGGCACGGCGTCGAAGCGACCTCCGGCATGGCGATACTGCTCGGCGCCGTGCGGGGACTGGCGCTGGCCGGGGTGCGCCCGGGCCCGCTGATGGGACACCTCAACCAGTTGCTCGACGGGGCGGCCCAGCCCGCGCTCGGGAGCGCGGTCTGCTGCCGCTACGAACCGGGCACGGCCACGCTGACCTGGGCACAGGCCGGAAACCCGGCGCCCGTCCTCTACCGCGCCGGGCACGGGCGTCGGCTCGATCCGCCCGAGGGCGTGCTGCTCGGTGCGACCAGCGGCGCGGTCTACGCCGAGCACAGCGAACGGCTCGCTCCGGGCGACCTGCTGGTGCTGCACACGGACGCCCTCGCCCCGCACGTCCCCGCATCCGCCCCGGACGCCCCGGACGGAACGGGTGCCACGGACGGAACGGGTGCCACGGCCCGCCTCCTCGGTCTGGGCGGCCGACTCACCGCAGCGCGCTCCGCGCGCGAGGGCCTGCGGCTGGTCGTCGAGGAGTTCGGCGCAGCAGCACGCGAGGACGACGCCTGTGCCCTGATCGCACGCGTTCCCGGCCCGCCGCCGGGCGCGCCCGCGCCCGGTACGTGA
- a CDS encoding DNA-binding protein NsdB, with protein sequence MNKGPNTRLADLFELTGWSKGELARMVNRHAAAMGHLQLATDTSRVRRWIDRGESPRDPVPRVLASLFTERLGRVVTIEDLGFGRSGPSARRQSVTGLPWAPDQTALVLTEFTGMDLMLNRRGLVGAGAALAAGSALHNSLNDWLRSDPAGSPAGRPATAEHAAFDLDDVPPVGAEEIEALERSVEVFRAWDASRGGGLQRKAVVGQLNEVGGMLATDHPPHLKRRLWGVAANLAVLAGWMSHDVGLEPTAQKYFVLATHAAREGGDRPRAGEALSRAARQMVHLGRPGDALDLMKLARSGSGEETLPRTQAMLHTIEAWAQASMGRGQAMRRTLGEAEELFTSDRGDVPPPSWMQNFDEADLHGMQALAFRTLADHDPGAAGSAEFHAKRALELRGKGYQRSQIFDYISLASACFIADDPEQADRYARLALVSIGETSSHRTWDRLREMYRLTAQYAGYPKIESLREELEYALPKAPAKPRTAAVRSPGGLDV encoded by the coding sequence GTGAACAAAGGACCCAACACCCGTCTCGCGGATCTGTTCGAGCTGACCGGTTGGTCCAAGGGCGAACTCGCCCGGATGGTCAACCGGCACGCTGCGGCCATGGGGCACCTCCAACTGGCCACGGACACCTCGCGGGTGCGGCGCTGGATCGACCGGGGCGAGAGCCCGCGCGATCCCGTTCCCAGGGTGCTGGCCTCTCTGTTCACCGAGCGACTCGGCCGTGTCGTGACCATCGAGGACCTCGGGTTCGGCAGATCAGGGCCATCGGCCCGGCGGCAGTCCGTGACCGGCCTGCCGTGGGCCCCTGATCAGACCGCCCTGGTCCTCACCGAATTCACGGGAATGGACCTCATGCTCAACCGACGCGGCTTGGTGGGCGCGGGTGCCGCGCTCGCCGCAGGATCAGCCCTCCACAACTCCCTGAACGACTGGCTGCGGAGCGACCCGGCCGGATCCCCGGCCGGCCGTCCCGCCACCGCGGAACACGCCGCCTTCGACCTCGACGACGTCCCACCGGTCGGCGCCGAGGAGATCGAGGCCCTGGAACGCTCGGTCGAGGTCTTCCGCGCCTGGGACGCCTCCCGGGGCGGCGGGCTCCAGCGCAAGGCCGTCGTCGGGCAGCTCAACGAGGTCGGCGGCATGCTCGCCACCGACCATCCGCCGCACCTGAAGCGACGTCTGTGGGGCGTCGCCGCCAACCTGGCCGTCCTGGCCGGGTGGATGTCGCACGACGTCGGCCTGGAACCCACCGCGCAGAAGTACTTCGTGCTCGCCACCCACGCCGCCCGGGAAGGCGGCGACCGGCCACGCGCCGGAGAGGCGCTCTCCCGGGCCGCACGCCAGATGGTGCACCTCGGCCGTCCCGGGGACGCGCTCGACCTCATGAAGCTGGCACGCTCCGGCTCGGGTGAGGAGACGCTGCCCCGCACCCAGGCCATGCTGCACACCATCGAGGCGTGGGCCCAGGCGTCCATGGGGCGCGGCCAGGCCATGCGCCGCACCCTCGGCGAGGCGGAGGAGCTGTTCACCTCCGACCGGGGGGACGTGCCGCCGCCCAGCTGGATGCAGAACTTCGACGAGGCCGACCTGCACGGCATGCAGGCACTGGCGTTCCGCACACTGGCCGACCACGACCCGGGTGCGGCGGGCTCCGCCGAGTTCCACGCCAAGCGGGCCCTGGAGCTGCGCGGCAAGGGGTACCAGCGGTCCCAGATCTTCGACTACATCTCGCTCGCCTCGGCGTGCTTCATCGCCGACGATCCGGAGCAGGCCGACCGCTACGCACGGCTCGCCCTGGTGTCGATCGGGGAGACCTCCTCGCACCGCACCTGGGACCGGCTGCGGGAGATGTACCGGCTGACGGCCCAGTACGCCGGCTACCCGAAGATCGAGAGCCTGCGCGAGGAGCTGGAGTACGCCCTGCCGAAGGCCCCCGCCAAGCCGCGTACGGCCGCGGTCAGGAGCCCGGGAGGTCTCGACGTCTGA
- a CDS encoding aminoglycoside phosphotransferase family protein, with the protein MYHATSPVSAPPRTGLAAHFPGAGAPERSHRVRGPVPLGGRQPISGRLDLSGAQGARLRSALALVHRICPDFRAVQVLRHSGRSALLVGNIGRTPAVAKCLLDHSPAWAERYRHEIAAYRAFVRHRPPVRAPRLVAADPDSCTLVIERMPGRPAALQRHPSDPVPAGDVRAVLGALRQVNGWQPPAGLFEQPLDYAARLTRYHELGLLTDRDMGDLHKLLHSALQGGGQSAWQFCHGDALPANVLLAPSGPVLVDWEHAGWYLAGYDLATLWSVLGEAPLARRRISVAAQAAGPATQDAFLVNLMLVLTREIRSCETAVHRTMRSPAPAPGTGAERDGALSAGEEQRLLLRRLHDDVALARRAVRAAVGTR; encoded by the coding sequence ATGTATCACGCAACGTCCCCCGTGTCCGCCCCGCCCCGGACCGGCCTGGCCGCGCACTTCCCCGGCGCGGGCGCCCCGGAGCGATCGCACCGGGTCCGAGGACCCGTCCCGCTGGGCGGCCGCCAGCCGATCAGCGGGAGGCTCGACCTGTCCGGTGCCCAGGGCGCACGCCTGCGCTCCGCCCTCGCTCTCGTCCACCGCATCTGCCCGGACTTCCGGGCCGTCCAGGTGCTGCGGCACAGCGGCCGCTCGGCGCTTCTGGTGGGCAACATCGGGCGTACCCCGGCGGTGGCCAAGTGCTTACTGGACCACTCCCCCGCGTGGGCCGAGCGGTACCGGCACGAAATAGCGGCGTACCGGGCGTTCGTCCGCCACCGCCCGCCGGTCCGGGCGCCACGGCTGGTCGCGGCGGACCCGGACAGCTGCACCCTCGTCATCGAGCGGATGCCCGGCCGTCCCGCCGCGTTGCAGCGCCACCCCTCGGACCCGGTGCCCGCGGGCGACGTGCGGGCGGTGCTGGGCGCGCTGAGACAGGTGAACGGCTGGCAGCCGCCGGCCGGGCTGTTCGAGCAGCCGCTGGACTACGCCGCCCGGCTGACCCGCTACCACGAGCTCGGTCTGCTCACCGACCGGGACATGGGCGACCTGCACAAACTGTTGCACAGCGCGCTGCAGGGTGGCGGCCAGTCGGCCTGGCAGTTCTGCCACGGGGACGCGCTGCCCGCCAACGTCCTGTTGGCGCCGAGCGGTCCCGTCCTCGTCGACTGGGAGCACGCCGGCTGGTACCTGGCGGGGTACGACCTGGCGACCCTGTGGTCCGTGCTGGGCGAAGCCCCGCTGGCCCGGCGGCGGATCAGCGTCGCGGCGCAGGCGGCGGGTCCGGCGACGCAAGATGCCTTCCTGGTGAACCTGATGCTCGTCCTGACCCGGGAGATCCGCAGCTGCGAGACGGCGGTGCACCGGACGATGCGGAGTCCGGCGCCGGCACCCGGGACGGGCGCCGAGCGGGACGGCGCGTTGTCGGCGGGCGAGGAGCAGCGCCTGCTGCTGCGCCGGCTGCACGACGACGTGGCCCTGGCCCGTCGCGCGGTGCGGGCGGCGGTCGGTACGCGCTGA